A window from Chrysemys picta bellii isolate R12L10 chromosome 2, ASM1138683v2, whole genome shotgun sequence encodes these proteins:
- the LOC101948806 gene encoding carboxymethylenebutenolidase homolog, whose translation MANEARPCPCDIGDRFEYGDLGHEVQVEHIKAYVCKPSTSTEKAVIVIQDIFGWQLPNTRYMADMLAANGYIAICPDFFVGQKPWQPSDDWSTFNDFLKTRDASKVDREADVVLRYLKEQCNAKKIGVIGFCWGGTAVHHLMLKNPELKTGVAIYGVIKYFEDRYSLLHPTFFIFGENDDYIPLEQVTLLEQKLKQHCKVDYKVKIYPGQTHGFVHRKREDMNPQDKPYIEEARKDMLNWLNKYL comes from the exons ATGGCCAATGAAGCGAGACCTTGCCCATGTGACATTGGAGACAGGTTTGAGTATGGGGACCTTGGGCATGAAGTGCAAGTTGAGCACATCAAGGCGTATGTTTGCAAACCATCTACCAGCACGGAAAAAGCTGTGATTGTGATTCAAGATATATTTGGATGGCAACTTCCAAATACCAGATACATGGCTGATATGCTTGCAGCTAATGGATACAT AGCCATCTGCCCAGACTTCTTTGTGGGACAAAAACCTTGGCAACCTTCTGATGACTGGTCCACCTTTAATGACTTTCTGAAAACTCGAGATGCCAGCAAGGTAGACAG GGAAGCTGATGTTGTCTTGAGGTATCTAAAGGAGCAATGCAATGCAAAGAAGATCGGTGTCATTGGATTTTGCTGGGGTGGAACGGCTGTACATCACTTGATGCTGAAAAATCCTGAATTAAAAACTGGGGTGGCCATATATG GAGTAATTAAGTACTTTGAGGATAGATACAGTTTGCTCCACCCCACATTCTTCATTTTTGGTGAAAATGATGATTACATCCCTCTTGAACAA GTCACCCTACTGGAGCAGAAACTAAAACAACACTGTAAAGTTGATTACAAAGTTAAAATTTACCCTGGACAAACTCATGGTTTTGTACATCGCAAGAGAGAAGATATGAACCCTCAAGATAAACCTTACATTGAAGAAGCAAGAAAGGACATGCTCAACTGGCTAAATAAATACCTTTAA
- the LOC101948323 gene encoding carboxymethylenebutenolidase homolog isoform X2 — protein sequence MANEARPCPCDIGDRFEYGGLGHEVQVEHIKAYVCKPSASTEKAVIVIQDIFGWQLPNTRYMADMLAANGYIAICPDFFVGKEPWNPSDDWSTFDEWLKTRDARKTDKEADVVLKYLKQQYSAKKIGVVGFCWGGIVVHHLMMKCPELKAGVSVYGIIRDSDDRYNLLKPTFFIFGEKDDVIPLDQPHSPSEPCAERD from the exons ATGGCCAATGAAGCAAGACCTTGCCCATGTGACATTGGAGACAGGTTTGAGTATGGGGGCCTTGGGCATGAAGTGCAAGTTGAGCACATCAAGGCATATGTTTGCAAACCATCTGCCAGCACGGAAAAAGCTGTGATTGTGATTCAAGATATATTTGGATGGCAACTCCCAAATACCAGATACATGGCTGATATGCTTGCAGCTAATGGATACAT AGCCATCTGCCCCGACTTCTTTGTGGGAAAAGAACCTTGGAATCCTTCTGATGACTGGTCCACCTTTGATGAATGGCTGAAAACACGAGATGCCAGAAAAACAGACAA GGAAGCTGATGTTGTCTTGAAGTATCTAAAGCAGCAATACAGTGCAAAGAAGATCGGTGTTGTCGGATTTTGCTGGGGTGGAATTGTTGTACATCACCTGATGATGAAATGTCCTGAGTTAAAGGCAGGTGTGTCTGTCTATG gAATAATCAGGGACTCTGATGACAGATACAATTTACTGAAgcctacatttttcatttttggtgAAAAAGATGACGTCATTCCTCTTGACCAA CCTCATTCACCATCAGAGCCATGTGCTGAAAGAGACTGA
- the LOC135981491 gene encoding myb/SANT-like DNA-binding domain-containing protein 2 — protein MESSQDRKRAPAWTEREVRDLLAIWGDEAVIAELRSSKRNGKVLEKISKAMKDRGHNRDTQQCRVKIKELRQAYHKAREANGRSGAEPQTCRYYAELHAILGGAATTTPTVCYDSVNGETHREDGSGNEEDDDGGTVGSSQQQGSGETGFPNSQDMFVTLDLEPVTPELTQDPQGTQETSAANVSPSQRLVNIRKRKRRTRDEMFTELQMSAQADRAQQNAWRQSMSEMRKAQYEREERWRAESREEQSKWRAEDDRWRQLADRRQEAMLRLLEHQTDMLERMVELQERQQEQRPPLQPLCNKQPSSPSSIASSPRRPRTRWGGPPSTQSLHPR, from the exons atggagtcctcccaggatcgcaaaagagctccagcatggaccgaacgggaggtacgagatctgctcgccatatggggagatgaagcagtgatagctgaactccgtagcagtaaaagaaatggaaaagtattagaaaagatctccaaggccatgaaggaccgaggccataacagggacacacagcagtgccgcgtgaaaattaaggagctacggcaagcttaccacaaagccagagaagcaaacggaaggtccggggcagagccgcaaacttgccgctactacgcggagctgcatgcgatcctagggggtgcagccaccactaccccaaccgtgtgctatgactctgtcaatggagaaacacacagggaagacggttcggggaacgaggaagatgacgatggaggtactgtaggtagctcacagcagcaaggaagcggagaaaccggtttccccaacagccaggatatgtttgtgaccctggacctggaaccagtaacccccgaactcacccaagaccctcagggcacacaggagacctctg ctgcaaatgtttctccttcgcagaggctcgtgaacattagaaagagaaaacgtaggacgagggacgagatgttcacggagctgcagatgtccgcccaggctgatagagcacagcagaatgcgtggaggcagtcaatgtcggagatgagaaaagcccaatatgaacgagaggagaggtggcgggctgaatcgcgggaagaacagagcaagtggcgggctgaagacgataggtggcgtcagcttgcagacagacggcaagaggcaatgctccgtctgctggagcatcaaactgatatgctcgagcgtatggttgagttgcaggaaaggcagcaggagcagagaccgccgctacagcccctgtgtaacaaacagccctcctccccaagttccatagcctcctcaccaagacgcccaagaacacggtggggggggcctccgtccacccagtcactccaccccagatga
- the LOC101948323 gene encoding carboxymethylenebutenolidase homolog isoform X1 — translation MANEARPCPCDIGDRFEYGGLGHEVQVEHIKAYVCKPSASTEKAVIVIQDIFGWQLPNTRYMADMLAANGYIAICPDFFVGKEPWNPSDDWSTFDEWLKTRDARKTDKEADVVLKYLKQQYSAKKIGVVGFCWGGIVVHHLMMKCPELKAGVSVYGIIRDSDDRYNLLKPTFFIFGEKDDVIPLDQVTLLEQKLKQHCKVDYRVKIYPGQTHGFVHRRREDINPQDKPYIEEARKDMISWLNKYI, via the exons ATGGCCAATGAAGCAAGACCTTGCCCATGTGACATTGGAGACAGGTTTGAGTATGGGGGCCTTGGGCATGAAGTGCAAGTTGAGCACATCAAGGCATATGTTTGCAAACCATCTGCCAGCACGGAAAAAGCTGTGATTGTGATTCAAGATATATTTGGATGGCAACTCCCAAATACCAGATACATGGCTGATATGCTTGCAGCTAATGGATACAT AGCCATCTGCCCCGACTTCTTTGTGGGAAAAGAACCTTGGAATCCTTCTGATGACTGGTCCACCTTTGATGAATGGCTGAAAACACGAGATGCCAGAAAAACAGACAA GGAAGCTGATGTTGTCTTGAAGTATCTAAAGCAGCAATACAGTGCAAAGAAGATCGGTGTTGTCGGATTTTGCTGGGGTGGAATTGTTGTACATCACCTGATGATGAAATGTCCTGAGTTAAAGGCAGGTGTGTCTGTCTATG gAATAATCAGGGACTCTGATGACAGATACAATTTACTGAAgcctacatttttcatttttggtgAAAAAGATGACGTCATTCCTCTTGACCAA GTCACCTTACTGGAGCAGAAGCTGAAACAACACTGTAAAGTTGATTACAGAGTTAAAATTTACCCTGGGCAAACTCATGGTTTTGTACATCGCAGGAGAGAAGATATTAATCCTCAAGATAAACCTTACATTGAGGAAGCAAGAAAGGACATGATCAGCTggctaaataaatatatttaa